The Micromonospora sp. NBC_00421 DNA window CTGCCGCGCAGCGAGTCCGGGGGAATTCCGGCCCGTTCCAGCGCCTCCCAGGACGTCTCCAGCAGCAGCCGCTGCTGCGGGTCCATGGCCAGGGCCTCGCGGGGCGAGACGCCGAAGAACGCGGCGTCGAAGTCGCCGACTCCGGCGAGGAACCCGCCCTCGCGGCAGTAGGTGCGGCCCGCCGCCGCCGGGTCCGGGTCGTACAGCGCATCGCCGTCCCAGCCGTGGTCGTCGGGGAACGGGGAGATCGCGTCCGTACCCGAGGCGACCAACTCCCACAGTTCCTCCGGCGAGCCGACCCCTCCGGGGTAGCGGCAGGCCATGCCGACGATCGCGATCGGCTCGTGCGCACGCGCCTCGACCGCGCGGAGTCGGTCGCTGACCCTGGCGAGTTCGGTGGTGGTCAACCTCAGGTACTCGCGGAGCTTCTGCTCGTTCGACATGCCGCCTCGTCCCTCCTGACCGTCGTTCCGTCCACCACGTCCCTCGCCCACCCGGGTCAGGAGGTGCGGAACCGCTCGTCGATGAACGCGAAGATCTCGTCGTCGTCGGCGGACTCCAGTACGTCGGCCGACCCGCCGTCGCTGCCGACCGTGTCGTCGCGGGCCGTACCCCAGCGGGTGGCCAGCGCGGCGATCCGGACGCCGATCTCCCGGCGCACCAGGTCGTCCAGCCCGTCGAGGGCGGCCGTGTCGGTGTCGGCCAGGGCCGCCTCCAGCCGGTCCAACTCGGCCAGCAACGGCAGCTCGGCACGGGCCTGCCCGGGGGCGAGCCCGCCGAGCAGGTGCTCCGCCAACGCGTCCGGGGTGGGGTGGTCGAAGACCAGCGTCGCCGGAAGGCGCAGCCCCGAGGCGGTGGCCAGCCGGTTGCGCAGCTCCACCGCCGTCAGCGAGTCGAAGCCGAGTTCCCGGAAGGCCCGGTCCGCGTCGACGGCCTGCGGGTCGGCGTGTCCGAGGACGACCGCCGCGTGCCCGCGCACGGTCTCCAGCACCAGCTCCCGCTGTTCGGCCACGGTCAGCCCGGCGAGCCGTTCGGCGAGCGTGCGGTCCGCGTCGTCCGGGGTGGCAGTGGCGGCCGTGTCGCCCGATGCCGCCACCGGCACCAGGCCGGTGAGGAGCGGGGGGACCTTCCCGGCGGCCCGCAACGCGCCGACGTCGAGCCGGATCGGCACCTGGAGCGCCTCGTCCACCGACTGCGCGGCGTCGAACAGGGCAAGGCCCTGGTCGGTGGTGAGCGGCAGCACGCCGCCACGCGCCATCCGGCGGCGCATCCCCGCCTGGTCGAGGTGCCCGGCCATCCGGCTGCTGTCGGCCCACAGGCCCCAGGCCAGCGACACCGCCTGCCGCCCCTGCGCGCGGCGGTGCTGGGCGAACGCGTCGACGAAGCCGTTGGCCGCCGAGTAGTTTCCCTGCCCCGGGCTGCCGAACAGGGCCGCCGCCGAGGAGAACAGCACGAACGCGGAGAGGTCCCGGTCCAGGGTCAACTCGTGCAGGTTGACCACCGCGTCGGCCTTGGGCCGCAGCACCGCGTCCACCTGCCCGGCGGTCAGCGCGGTGATGGTGGCGTCGTCGAGGACACCGGCGGCGTGCACGACGGCGGTGAGTGGATGCGCGGTCGGAATGCCGTCGAGCAGTCGGCGCAGCGCCACCCGGTCGGCGGCGTCACAGGCGACCACGGTCACCGACGCGCCGGCCGCGGTCAACTCGTCGACCAGCGCGGACGCCCCGTCCGCCGTCGGGCCGCTGCGGCCGGCGAGCACCAGGTGCCGTACGCCGTGCCGGGCGACCAGGTGCCGGGCGACGGCGCCGCCGAGCGTCCCGGTGCCGCCGGTGACCAGGACGGTGCCGTACGCGTCGAACGCGGGCGGCATGGTCAGCACCACCTTGCCTACGTGCCGGGCCCGGCTGATCAGGCGGAACGCGTCCCGGGCCCGCCGGACGTCCCGCACGGTCAGCGGCAACGGGTTGAGCACCCCGGTGGCGAACAGCTCCATCAGCTCGCCGAGCAGCTGCCCGACCAGCTCCGGACCGGCCTCGACGAGGTCGAACGCACGGTATCCGACCCCCGGGTGGTCGGCGGCGATCCGGTCGGGATCACGGACGTCGGCCTTGCCCAGTTCCAGGAAGTGGCCGCCACGCGGCAGCAGCCGCAGGGACGCGTCCACGAAGTCCCCGGCCAGGGAGTTCAGCACCACGTCGACGCCGCGCCCCCCGGTGGCGTCCAGGAACCGCCGGGCGAAGTCGAGGCTGCGGGAGTCGGCGATGTGCGCGTCGTCCAGGCCGAGGCCACGCAGGGCGTCCCACTTTCCCCGGCTGGCCGTGGCGTAGACCTCCACGCCCAGGTGCCGGGCCAGTTGGAGGGTCGCCATGCCGACGCCGCCGGCACCCGCGTGCACCAGCAGCGACTGCCCCGGGCGGAGCCCGGCGAGCCGGGTGAGCGCGTAGTGGGCGGTGAGGAACACGGCCGGCACCGACGCGGCCTGCGCGTACGACCAGCCGCGCGGGATCCGGGCGAGCATCCGGGCGTCGGCGACCACGACCGGCCCCAGACCGCCGGTCCACATGCCCAGCACCCGGTCACCGGGGGTGAGGCCTACCACGTCCGACGCGACCTCGGTGATCACGCCGGCCCCCTCGGCGCCCAGCAGCGGCGTACCCGGGTACATGCCGAGCGCGATGAGGGTGTCCCGGAAGTTCACCCCGGCAGCGCGTACCGCGACCCGGACCTGCCCGGGTGCCAGCGGTGCCTCGGCGTCCGGGGCAGGCACCAGCGCCAGGCCCTCCAGGGTGCCCTGCCCACCGGCGGCGAGCCGCCACGCGGCACCGGCCGGGGGCGTCAGCGGGCCGTCCGGGCGGGATCGGTGCCGGACCAACCGGGGCACGTGCACCGTCCCGGAGCGCACGGCCAGTTGCGGCTTCCCGGCGGCGAGCGCGGCGGGCAGGGCCCAGGCGCTGACCGGGTCGGCGTCCAGGTCGACGAGGACGAACCGGCCCGGCTCCTCGGACTGGGCGGAACGCACCAGCCCCCACAGGGCGGCGGACACCGGGTCCACGTCCTCGGTGCCGTCGCCGACAGCCACCGCCGAGGTGGTGACGAACGCCAGCCTGGCCAGCCCCAGGCGGCCCTCGACCGCGAGCCAGGACCGGGTCAGGTCCAGAGCGCCGAGCACGGTGGCGCGTACCGCATCGGGCCCGATCGGCGCGCCCGACCCGACCGGCACCGCGACCACGTCGGGCACCGCCGCACCCTCTGCCACCGCTGCGACCAGGCCGGCGAGATCGGGGTACGCCGCGCAGAGCCCACCCGCCCGCTCCAGGTCCCCGGCCAGCCCCGGAGCGTCCGCGCCCAAGACCGCCCACCGCTGCACCGCAGCGGGCCCCGGTTCCGGCAGGTCGGTCCAGGCGACGTGGTGCAGCGCGCCGTCCCGGGCACCGGGAACGCCGGACGCGAGCGCCTCCACCGGAACCGCACGCACCACCAGGGAGTCGATCACCACGACGGGGTTTCCCTGTTCGTCGGCGCAGACGATCCGGACCGCCTCGGCACCGGCCGGGCTGATGGTGACCCGCAGCCGGTCGGCACCGACCCCGGACGACGACACGCCCCGCAGGGCGAACGGCATCCGGACCTGCCCGTCCTCGGGGAAGAACGCGCCGAGGCCCATCGCCTGGAACGCCGCGTCGAGCAGCGCCGGGTGGACGCCGAAGCGCGGGGTCCCGGACTGGGGGACGGGCAGGGCCACCTCGGCGTACACAGTGCCGCCGGCCCGCCAGGCGGCCCGGACCCCCCGGAAGGACGGCCCGTACTGGTAGCCGCGGTCGGCGAACCGGTCGTACAGCCCCGCCACCTCGACCGGTTCGGCCCCGTCCGGCGGCCAGTGCCCGCCCGGTTCCCCGCTCCCGACGGTGTCGGCGCCGGCCGGCACGAGGGTGCCCTGCGCGTGCCGGGTCCACGCGGCGTCGGCCTCCGCACCGTCGGCGCGCGAGTGGATGGTGAGCTGCCGCCGCCCCGCCACGTCCGCCGGGCCCACCACGAGCCGCAGTTGCACCGTCGACTCGTCGGCCACCACCAGCGGCGCGTCGAGGGTCAACTCCTCGATCCGGTCGGCCCCGTCACGCCGCCCGGCCCACAGGGCGAGTTCGGCGTACGCGGCCCCGGGCAGGATCGCCGTGCCCAGCAGGGCATGCTCGCCGAGCCACGGGTGGTACCGGACGCCGAGTCGGGCCGGGTACACGTGGCCGCCCTGGTCGGGCAGCTCCACCGCCCCGCCCAGCAGCGGATGGTCGGCACCGCTGAGACCGGCGGACGACACGTCCTGCCGCGCGGCCGGTGCGTGGTACCAGAAGCGCTCGCGCTGGAACGGGTACGTCGGCAGGTCGACCCGGCGCGAGTCGGTCCCGAAGAGCACACCCGCGTCGATCTCGATCCCGTGTGCGTGGGCGAGCCCGAGCGCCATGCCGAACCAGCGGGCGCCGCCCCGGCCGCGCCGCAGTGTCCCGAGTACCGTCGCGGTGACCCCGGCGTCGGCCGCGGTGCCCTGCAACGACACCGACAGCATCGGGTGCGGGCTGGGCTCCAGGAACCCCTGGTGCCCGTCCGCGAGCATCGCCCGGGTCGCCTGCTCGAACTCCACCGGGTCGCGCATGTTGCGGTACCAGTAGGCGGCGTCCATCCGCGCGGTGTCCAGCAGACCGCCGGTGACGGTCGAGTAGAAGGGGATCTGCGAGCTGCGGGGCGACACCGGGGCGAGGGCCGTCATCAGGTGTTCCTTCAGCACGTCCACCTGCGCGGAGTGCCCGGCCGTGTCCACCCCCGGGATCGCCTTGGCGTGCACCCCCTCGGCGGTCAGCTCGTCGACGAGTTCGGCGAGCGCGTCGGGGTAGCCGCTCACCGCAGCCGTACCGGGGCTGTTGACCGCCGCGACGGACAACCGGTCGCCGAACCGCTCCAGGCGGGTGCGGAGCACGTCGACGGGGAGCGACACCGCCACCATCCCCCCCTGCCCGGCCAGCCGCAGCCACGCCTGGCTGCGCAGGGCGACGATCCGCGCCGCGTCGTCCAGCGACAGGCCGCCCGCGACGTGGGCCGCCGCGATCTCACCCTGCGAGTGGCCGACCACGGCCGACGGGTGTACGCCCAGCGCCCGCCAGGCCGCCGCCAGCGACACCATCATCGTGAACAGCACCGGTTGGACCACGTCGACCCGGCTCAGCGCGGGCGCGCCCGGCACCCGGCGCAGCACGTCCAGCACGGACCAGTCGAGGTACGCCCGCAGCGCCTCGTCGCACGCCGACACGCTCGCCCCGAAAGCTGGTGAGCGGTCGAGCAGCCCGTCGGCCATCTCGGCCCACTGCGAACCCTGGCCGGGGAAGACGAACGCGACCCGGTCGCTCGCGCCGGCCCGCCCCCGCAGCAGCACCGGGTGCTCCTCGCCCCGGGCCAGCGCGGCGAGCGCGTCGCTGACCTCCGCGCGGCTCTCTCCGATCACCACGGCCCGATGCGCGAAGCGTGCCCGGGTGGCCGCCAGCGTGTAGCCGACCTCGGCGATGTCCAGGTCGGGCTCCTCGATCAGCCGGGCCCGCAACCGTGCCGCCTGGGCGCAGAGCGCGGCGCTGCCCCGGGCCGACAGGAACAGCGGGACGGTGACCTCGTCCGCCTGGTGATCGAGCGGTTCCCGCACCACCGGCGGTGCCTGCTCGACGATCACGTGGGCGTTGGTGCCGCTGATGCCGAACGAGGAGACCGCCGCCCGGCGTGGTTCGTCGCCCTGCGGCCACGGCACCGGCTCCGTCAGCAACGACACCGCGCCGGAGGCCCAGTCCACCCGGGGCGTCGGCCGGTCCACGTGCAGCGTGCGCGGCAAGGTGTCGTGCCGCAGCGCCAGGATCACCTTCATCACCCCGGCGATGCCGGCGGCGGCCTGGGTGTGACCGATGTTGGACTTCAGCGAGCCGAGCCACAGTGGCCGGTCCACCGGCCGCTCCCGGCCGTACGTGGCGAGCAGGGCCTGTGCCTCTATGGGGTCGCCGAGGGCGGTGCCGGTGCCGTGCGCCTCGACCGCGTCCACCTGGTCCGGCCGGAGGGCGGCGTCGGCCAGGGCCTGCCGGATGACCCGCTCCTGGGAGGGCCCGTTCGGGGCGGTGAGGCCGTTGCTGGCCCCGTCCTGGTTGACTGCCGACCCCTTGATCACGGCCAGGATCTCGTGCCCGGCGGCCTCCGCGTCGACGAGCCGCTGCACCACCATCATGGCGGCGCCCTCGCTGAGCGCCACCCCGTCGGCGGCGGCGGCGAACGCCTTCGACCGGCCGTCCGGGGACATCGCCCGCTGCCGGGAGAACTCCACGAGCATGTCCGGCGTCGACATCACCGTTGCCCCGCCGACCAGGGCCGACGTGCACTCGCCCCGGCGCAGCGCCTGCACCGCGAGGTGCAACGCCACCAGGGAGGCGGAGCAGGCCGTGTCCACGGTCACCGCCGGGCCCTCCAGGCCGAAGACGTAGGACAGCCGGCCGGACATGACGCTTGCCGAGTTACCGGTGCCGAGGTAGCCGTCGAAGTCGTCCGCGCCGTCCCGCAGCAGCGGTAGGTAGTGCTGGCCGTTGGTCCCCACGAACACGCCGGTCCGGGTGCCACGCAACGCGGTCGGGTCCACCCCGGCCCGTTCCAGGGCCTCCCACGCGGTCTCCAGCAACAGGCGCTGCTGCGGGTCCATGGCCAGCGCCTCGCGGGGCGAGATCCCGAAGAAGGCGGCATCGAAGTCCGGCGCGTCGTGCAGGAAGCCACCCTCGCGGACGTAGGTGCGGCCGGGCGCCTCCGGGTCCGGGTCGTACAGGCCGTCGACGTCCCAGCCCCGGTTCGTGGGGAACGGGGAGATGGCGTCCCGGCCCTTCTCCAGCAGGTCCCACAGGTCGTCGGGGGCATCGACCCCGCCCGGGAACCGACAGGCCATCCCGATCACCGCGATCGGCCCGTCGTCGACCGCCCCCGCCGGAGCGGACGGCGGGGCGACGGCATCCACCGCGTCCTCGCCGGCCTCCGGCCCGAGCAGTTCGACACGCAGGAACGCGGCCAGCGCCCGGGCGCTGGGATGGTCGAATACGACGGACGGCGGCAGGTTCAGCCCGGTGGCCGCGTTCAGCCGGTTGCGCAGGTCGACCGCGGTCACCGAGGTGAAGCCGAGCTCCCGGAACGCCCGGTCCGGATCGGCCGCCTCGGTCCCGTCGTGCCCCAGCAGGACCGAGACGTGCGTACGGACCAGCCGCAGCAGCGTCCGGTGCTGGTCGGTCGCGGGCCTGCCGATGAGCGCGCGGACCAGTTCGGAGCCGGTCGACGCGTCCTCGACCGGGGTGCGCTCCACCTCCCGGGCCGCCCGCAGCTCGGGCAGCTCGTCGAAGAAGGTGGTCCGCCGGGCCGCCGTGTACGAGGCGACGAACCGCGCCCAGTCCACGTCGGCCACGGCCACCAGGCCCTCGCCGCGCGCCACCGCCCCGTGCAACACGTCCAGCGCGGTTCCCGGCTCCAACGGCGTGAGGCCACCCCGGAGCAGCAGTTCACGGTCGGAGTCGGCGGCTCCGGCATCGAGTTCACGCCCGGCGGAGTCCACCGGCGGGGCGGCCCACGGCGTCCACGCGATCGCCGTGCCGGGCAGGCCACGGGCCCGCCTCTCCTCGACCAGCGCGTCCAGCCGGGCGGTGCCCGCCGCGTAGCCGCCGTGCCCCGCACCGCCCCAGGTTCCGGAGACAGAGGAGAAGACGACGAACGCGTCGAGCTTCAGCTCCGCCTCCGCCGCGAGGGCGTCGAGGTGCAGCGCCGTCGTCGTCTTCGCGGCGACGGCGGCGACGAAGTCCTCCGGGGTGGTCTCGGCGAGGGGGGTGAGCGCCACGGCGGGCGGGGCCACCACGATCGTGGTGGGCCGGTGCGCGCCGAGCAGCCCGGCGAGCACGTCCCTGTCGTTCGGGTCGCAGTCGACCAGGGCCACCCGGTCGGTGTCGCCGGTGAGCCCGGCGGTGGACGCGGCTGCCGGGCCGGCGAGCACCACGCGTGTCGCCCCGTCGTCGAGGAGGCGGCCGACCAGGGGCGCGGCGGCCGGGCCGGTGTCCCCGACGACGAGGACGGTGCCCCGGGCCGGCCAGTCGCCGGGCGTGCCGGCGGCGCGGGAGCGCACGAGGCGTCGTCCGTGGACGCCGGAGACGCGTACGGCGACCTGGTCCTCGCCGCCCGAGCCGCCCACCACGTCGGCGAGCTGCGCGAAGGCGCGCTCACCGGGGGACGCCGGCAGGTCGACCAGCCCGCCCCACCGGTCCGGCAGTTCGAGGGCCGCGACCCGTCCGAGGCCCCACACCTGGGCCTGCCCGGCGTCCGGCGTCTCGCCGGAGGACACCGCGACGGCGCCCCGGGTGACCGTCCAGAGGCGGGTCCGCGTTCCCGCGTCCGCCACCGCCTGGATCAGGGCGAGCGAGGCGGTCAGACCGAGAGGTACGGCCGGGTGGCGCGCGTCCGCGCCCTCGGCGAACGCCAGCAGCGACACCACACCGGCCGAGGCGGACGCCGCGTCGTCCCCGGAGAGGGCCGGGGCCAGGAGCGTGGCGAGGCTGGCCCGGTCGGCGGCGGCGACGGTCAGCAGCTCGACGGACGCGCCACGCGCGACCAGCCCCCGCCGGACGCCCTCCGCCACCCCGCCACCGGCCAGCGCCTCGGGCACCACCAGGAGCCAGCGGTGGGTGAGGGGTCGGGGGTCGCCCGTCGGCAGCGGCTTCCACACGATCCGATACCGCAACTCCCCCACCGGGTCGGCACCCACGACCGTCGTGGTGGCGGAGCCGGTCGGAGTAGGTGCCCAATAGTGGCGTCGTTGGAACGGATACGTCGGCAGGTCCACCAACCGCGCGTTCGTGCCCGCGAACACCCCACCCCAGTCCACGTCCATGCCACCCACGAACGCCTCACCCACCGACGTGAGGAACCGACCCCACCCGCCATCGTCACGCCGCAGCGACCCCACCACCACCGGCCGCACACCCGCATCCACCACCGCCGCCGACTCCAACACCCCACCCGCCAGAACCGGATGCCCCGAACACTCCACAAACCCCGAGAACCCGTCC harbors:
- a CDS encoding SDR family NAD(P)-dependent oxidoreductase, whose amino-acid sequence is MSVSNEDKLREYLRRAMADLHESRERLRQYESVAVVDDPVVVVGMGCRFPGGVVSAEGLWDLVVGGGDAVSGFPVDRGWDVEGLFDPVRGVVGKSYVREGGFVYEAGMFDAEFFGISPREAVAMDPQQRLLLEVSWEALERAGIDPVGLRGSRTGVYVGVMGQEYGPRLVESGGGFEGYLLTGTSPSVVSGRVSYVLGLEGPSISVDTACSSSLVALHLACQGLRLGECDVALAGGVTVIAAPGLFVEFSRQGGLSGDGRCRAFAGGADGTGWGEGVGVVVLERLSVARERGHRVLAVVRGSAVNQDGGSNGLTAPSGPSQERVIGAALASGGLGPSGVDVVEGHGTGTRLGDPIEVGALLGVYGRGRVGGSLLLGSLKSNIGHAQAAAGVAGVIKMVMALRAGVVPGSLHVDVPTPLVDWSSGGVEVVTETRDWPVVDRVRRAGVSAFGISGTNAHLILEQAPEFEEPAIADADADAAGGGGLSVVPVVVSGRSVGALRAQAARLRELCAGLTSDDAGPDAGAGAGSGAGLVDVGWSLVSSRSVFEHRAVVLGRDVAEVVAGLDVVASGVAVAGVVSGISGAGSSGSVSGSVSGLVEGSVVVGSVGSGVAVGGGRVVFVFPGQGWQWVGMGAVLLDESEVFAGSMVECGRALAGFVDWDLLEVVRGGAGGGLWGRVDVVQPVSWAVMVSLARLWVSVGVVPDAVVGHSQGEVAAAVVAGVLSVVDGARVVALRSRVIGGVLVGGGAMVSVALAVAAVEGRLVGWHGRLGVAAVNGPSLTVVSGDVEAAEGFIADCERDGVWVRRVAVDYASHSAHVEAVEGELSRLLDGLSPQQGSVPFYSSLVGGLVDGHALDGGYWYRNLRERVLFADAVGRLVADGFSGFVECSGHPVLAGGVLESAAVVDAGVRPVVVGSLRRDDGGWGRFLTSVGEAFVGGMDVDWGGVFAGTNARLVDLPTYPFQRRHYWAPTPTGSATTTVVGADPVGELRYRIVWKPLPTGDPRPLTHRWLLVVPEALAGGGVAEGVRRGLVARGASVELLTVAAADRASLATLLAPALSGDDAASASAGVVSLLAFAEGADARHPAVPLGLTASLALIQAVADAGTRTRLWTVTRGAVAVSSGETPDAGQAQVWGLGRVAALELPDRWGGLVDLPASPGERAFAQLADVVGGSGGEDQVAVRVSGVHGRRLVRSRAAGTPGDWPARGTVLVVGDTGPAAAPLVGRLLDDGATRVVLAGPAAASTAGLTGDTDRVALVDCDPNDRDVLAGLLGAHRPTTIVVAPPAVALTPLAETTPEDFVAAVAAKTTTALHLDALAAEAELKLDAFVVFSSVSGTWGGAGHGGYAAGTARLDALVEERRARGLPGTAIAWTPWAAPPVDSAGRELDAGAADSDRELLLRGGLTPLEPGTALDVLHGAVARGEGLVAVADVDWARFVASYTAARRTTFFDELPELRAAREVERTPVEDASTGSELVRALIGRPATDQHRTLLRLVRTHVSVLLGHDGTEAADPDRAFRELGFTSVTAVDLRNRLNAATGLNLPPSVVFDHPSARALAAFLRVELLGPEAGEDAVDAVAPPSAPAGAVDDGPIAVIGMACRFPGGVDAPDDLWDLLEKGRDAISPFPTNRGWDVDGLYDPDPEAPGRTYVREGGFLHDAPDFDAAFFGISPREALAMDPQQRLLLETAWEALERAGVDPTALRGTRTGVFVGTNGQHYLPLLRDGADDFDGYLGTGNSASVMSGRLSYVFGLEGPAVTVDTACSASLVALHLAVQALRRGECTSALVGGATVMSTPDMLVEFSRQRAMSPDGRSKAFAAAADGVALSEGAAMMVVQRLVDAEAAGHEILAVIKGSAVNQDGASNGLTAPNGPSQERVIRQALADAALRPDQVDAVEAHGTGTALGDPIEAQALLATYGRERPVDRPLWLGSLKSNIGHTQAAAGIAGVMKVILALRHDTLPRTLHVDRPTPRVDWASGAVSLLTEPVPWPQGDEPRRAAVSSFGISGTNAHVIVEQAPPVVREPLDHQADEVTVPLFLSARGSAALCAQAARLRARLIEEPDLDIAEVGYTLAATRARFAHRAVVIGESRAEVSDALAALARGEEHPVLLRGRAGASDRVAFVFPGQGSQWAEMADGLLDRSPAFGASVSACDEALRAYLDWSVLDVLRRVPGAPALSRVDVVQPVLFTMMVSLAAAWRALGVHPSAVVGHSQGEIAAAHVAGGLSLDDAARIVALRSQAWLRLAGQGGMVAVSLPVDVLRTRLERFGDRLSVAAVNSPGTAAVSGYPDALAELVDELTAEGVHAKAIPGVDTAGHSAQVDVLKEHLMTALAPVSPRSSQIPFYSTVTGGLLDTARMDAAYWYRNMRDPVEFEQATRAMLADGHQGFLEPSPHPMLSVSLQGTAADAGVTATVLGTLRRGRGGARWFGMALGLAHAHGIEIDAGVLFGTDSRRVDLPTYPFQRERFWYHAPAARQDVSSAGLSGADHPLLGGAVELPDQGGHVYPARLGVRYHPWLGEHALLGTAILPGAAYAELALWAGRRDGADRIEELTLDAPLVVADESTVQLRLVVGPADVAGRRQLTIHSRADGAEADAAWTRHAQGTLVPAGADTVGSGEPGGHWPPDGAEPVEVAGLYDRFADRGYQYGPSFRGVRAAWRAGGTVYAEVALPVPQSGTPRFGVHPALLDAAFQAMGLGAFFPEDGQVRMPFALRGVSSSGVGADRLRVTISPAGAEAVRIVCADEQGNPVVVIDSLVVRAVPVEALASGVPGARDGALHHVAWTDLPEPGPAAVQRWAVLGADAPGLAGDLERAGGLCAAYPDLAGLVAAVAEGAAVPDVVAVPVGSGAPIGPDAVRATVLGALDLTRSWLAVEGRLGLARLAFVTTSAVAVGDGTEDVDPVSAALWGLVRSAQSEEPGRFVLVDLDADPVSAWALPAALAAGKPQLAVRSGTVHVPRLVRHRSRPDGPLTPPAGAAWRLAAGGQGTLEGLALVPAPDAEAPLAPGQVRVAVRAAGVNFRDTLIALGMYPGTPLLGAEGAGVITEVASDVVGLTPGDRVLGMWTGGLGPVVVADARMLARIPRGWSYAQAASVPAVFLTAHYALTRLAGLRPGQSLLVHAGAGGVGMATLQLARHLGVEVYATASRGKWDALRGLGLDDAHIADSRSLDFARRFLDATGGRGVDVVLNSLAGDFVDASLRLLPRGGHFLELGKADVRDPDRIAADHPGVGYRAFDLVEAGPELVGQLLGELMELFATGVLNPLPLTVRDVRRARDAFRLISRARHVGKVVLTMPPAFDAYGTVLVTGGTGTLGGAVARHLVARHGVRHLVLAGRSGPTADGASALVDELTAAGASVTVVACDAADRVALRRLLDGIPTAHPLTAVVHAAGVLDDATITALTAGQVDAVLRPKADAVVNLHELTLDRDLSAFVLFSSAAALFGSPGQGNYSAANGFVDAFAQHRRAQGRQAVSLAWGLWADSSRMAGHLDQAGMRRRMARGGVLPLTTDQGLALFDAAQSVDEALQVPIRLDVGALRAAGKVPPLLTGLVPVAASGDTAATATPDDADRTLAERLAGLTVAEQRELVLETVRGHAAVVLGHADPQAVDADRAFRELGFDSLTAVELRNRLATASGLRLPATLVFDHPTPDALAEHLLGGLAPGQARAELPLLAELDRLEAALADTDTAALDGLDDLVRREIGVRIAALATRWGTARDDTVGSDGGSADVLESADDDEIFAFIDERFRTS